TTCCCGCGAGCGCGGTGGAAAGCATTTGCGGCAGGTGGCTCACCCAGGCGCACACCCGGTCGTGGCGCTCGGCGTCCATCGCGATCACGCGCGCTCCGATCTTGGCGAGGAAGGCGGTGTAGTCGCCGGCGCGGCCGAAATCGAGCGTCTGCACTTCCAGCGGTGTGACCAGCCAGACGGCATCGCGGAACAGGTCGGCATCGGCGTTCTCCACGCCTGAGTGCTCCTTGCCGGCCATCGGGTGGCCAGGCAGAAAGCGTGAGGCCGCTGCGTCACCAAAGAGTTCGTAAGCGCGAGCGACAATCGCCGACTTAGTACTGCCGACATCGGTGAGCAAAGTGCCGGGCGACAGAGCCGGCGCTAGCTTTTCCATCAGCTCGAGAATTGCGCCCACCGGCATGGCAAGCACAACCACGTCACTGCCTTTGCTTGCCGCGACGGGATCGGCGACGGCGGTGTCGATCACACCGCGACGCTTGGCTTCGTCGAGTATCGACGGGCGGTCGGAGCCGATGACGCGAATTCCCTCGCGCTTGGCGGCGAGCGCCAGTGAGCCGCCGATGAGGCCCGTGCCGAGAATCGTTATCTGTCGCAACATGGATGACCCCGATCGTCAGATGGTCCGTCCCACCGCCGGCGCAATCATCCTCAGCTCGTCCATGAGCTTCGAAAACTGTTCGGGAAAGAGCGACTGCGCGCCGTCGGAGAGCGCCTTGTCGGGGTCGGGGTGCACCTCGATGAGCAGCGCGTCGGCGCCGGCGGCGACGGCGGCGCGCGCCATGGGAGCAACCTTGTCGCGGCGTCCGGTGCCGTGCGACGGGTCGGCGGTCATGGGCAGGTGCGAGAGTTTCTTGATGATGGGAATGGCGGAAATGTCGAGCGTGTTGCGGGTGTAGGTCTCGAACGTGCGAATGCCGCGCTCGCACAGCACCACGTCGTAATTGCCGCCGGCCATGATGTACTCGGCCGAGAGCAGCAGCTCTTCCAGTGTTGCGGCGATGCCCCGCTTGAGCAGCACCGGCTTGCGCACCTTGCCGAGTTCGCGCAGCAGGTTGAAGTTCTGCATGTTGCGCGCGCCCACTTGCAGGATGTCCACGTAGGGCAGCATGAGCTGGATCTGCGAAATCTCCATGACCTCGCTGATCACCAGCATGTTGAACTTCTCGCCGGCTTCGCGCAGCAGCTTGAGTGCTTCTTCGCCGAGTCCCTGGAAGGAATACGGCGACGTGCGCGGCTTGAAGGCGCCGCCGCGCAGCACGCGCGCGCCCGCCTTCGACGTTTGCTCGGCAACGCGGAACAGTTGCTCGCGCGACTCGACCGAGCATGGACCGGCCATGACCACGACCTGGTCGGCGCCGATGGTCACGCCGCGCGCAAGTTTGAGCACCGTGCCTTCGGGGCGAAACGCCTTCCCTGCCAGCTTGTAGGGCGCGCTGATGCGGTGTACCTGCTCGACGCCGGGAAGGACTTCGACGTCGCGGACGTCGAAATCTGTGCGCGAGCCGACAGCGGCGAGCACCGTCTGCCGCTCACCGGTGGTGCGGTGCACGTCGAAACCCATCTGCGTGAGCCGCTCGATCACGCGCTGGATCTGCGTGTCGGACGCCGTCTCTTGCATTGCCACAATCATTGCAGGATCAGTTCTCGGTTCTCAGTTCTCGGTTTGTCCGTCTCAATGTTCGCGACTGGGACCGAAAACGGAGAACTGAAAAACTATTCATTCACTTCCGCGTCGAATTCGGTGTCGTGACTGGCGCCTTCCTGCTCCGGATGGATCTCTTCCTTCTGCAGCTTGCGCATCACGTCGATGATTCGCTCGTAAATGTGCCTGAGCTCCAGGTCGGGCAGCGGGCCTTTGTTTTCGCGCTGCGCGTTTTCGTAGATGATGCGCTCGCGCTCGGGCTCGTAAATCGGCATGTCGGTGTGGCGCTTCAGCTTGCCGATTTCCTTGGCGGCATGCGCGCGCTCGTTGAGCAGCGCAATCAGCTTGCGGTCAATCTCGTCGATTTTGCGCCGCCAGTCCGCGATGTCCATAAGAGCAGCAGTCAGCACTCAGCAGTCAGCAGTCAGCACTCAGCCCCTGAGCGGTTCCAAGCGCCCACAGAAAGCGCGATGGCTCAGCCGGCTGAATGCCGCCTGCTGGCTGCTGAATGCTCGCCTTTGAGCTTGCCCACCAATTCTGCCACAGCGCGCGCCGCGCCCGCTTTTCCGGCGGACTCGATGGCCTGCACCAATGCGCTGCCGACAACGACGGCGTCGGCAAATCTGCCCGCTTGAGCAAACTGCTCCGGCGTCGAGATGCCGAAACCGACCGCGATCGGCAGCCTGGAGAAGCGTCGCAGGCGGGCGACCAGCTCGCGCGCGTCGGAGGCGAGCTGCTTCTGCTGCCCGGTGACGCCGGTGCGCGAGACGGCATAGATGAATCCGCTGGAGGCCTTCGCGATGGCGCGCAGCCGGGCGTCGGTGCTGGTGGGCGCGGCGAGAAACACAGTGGTCAGATTGCGAGAGCGCATGGTGCGCAGATAGTCGTCCGCTTCCTCGACCGTCAAATCGGTGATGAGCGCGCCGTCGACGCCGGCCGCTTGCGCGGTTGCCGCGAAGCGCTCTACGCCGAAGCGCAGCACCGGGTTGAAGTAGGAAAAGATGATGAGCCCGGCATCGCTCTGGCGGCGGACGTCGCACGCGAGGTCGAGCACGTCGCCAAGGCGCGTTCCGTTTTCCAGCGCGCGCTGGCTGGCCCGCTGAATCACCGGGCCATCGGCGACGGGATCGGAGAACGGCACGCCAAGCTCGACCACGTCGGCGCCCGCGTTGACCGCCGCGAGCACGACCTCACCGGTGGCGCCGAGGTCGGGATCGCCGCAGGTGACGTAGGCGATCAGCGCAGGCCGCGCGTGAAATCGCAGCGTCATGGCGCGGCGGTCTTGCCCCGGAACATTTTGCGGCGCGCGTCGGGCCAGAATTCGTGTCCCAGGTTGGCGGCGGCGGCGCCCAGGAGTCCAAATCCGAACCGCGAGAAGGTAAGGCCCGCGCCCCGGCTCTGGTCGGGATAGTAGGCGTTCGAAAGCGCGCCGCTGAAAAGCGCGCCCCCGAGCAGCGAGTAGTTGGACTGCCGCTTGCCGTCGTCGGAGCGGGTGATCAGCACGCGCGACAGCGCGTAGCCTGTCCTGCTGCCAAAGCTGCCGCCGGCGCGGCGGAAGTAGCGTGGATCCTGGCGCAGCAGCGTGGCGAGCATAAAGCGGCCGAAGAACACGGCGGAACTTTGGTCGGCCAGCGAGGCGCCGAAGCGTTTGCCGAAGCCCTCACCCCCCTGTCCGTACGGTTCGGGAGAGTTCCTTGCCTGTCCAATCCCCGCGTCAAGGCCTGCGACGGCCCAGTTCAGCGGGTTGTAAGCGTACCCGGAGAAGATGCGGAACTTGCCGGCGGCAGAAATCGGCGTGGCCGCGTCGGCGGTTTCGTAACTGCGGCCCGTCCCGAAGATGCGTTTGGGCTTCTTCTCTGCGGCGCTCGACGGAGCGCTGGGCGCCCCAGCCGGGGCAGGGTCCTGATCGCGAACCGGCAACTCCGCCTGAGCTGGCTGCCACAGCGTGCTCAGGCAAAACGCGAGCACGCAAGGTCCCAGCCGCGATGTAGATTTTCCGCCGACGTTCATAGCTTCAGCTCCTCGCGCAGGATGCCCATGTCTTTGTCGCCGCGGCCGCTGATGTTGACGATTACCGTCTCGCTCTTCTTCATGCGCGCAGCGCGCTTAACGCATTCGGCCACTGCGTGCGCCGCCTCCAGCGCGGGAATAATGCCCTCGCTGCGCCCCAGAAGCGTGCAGGCTTCCAGCGCCTCGGCGTCGGAGGCGGCGGTGTACTCAGCGCGGCCCGACTCAGCCAAGTAGGCGTGCTCGGGACCGATGGCGGGGTAGTCGAGGCCGGCGGAGACCGAGTGCGTCGGAGCGATCTGCCCGGCGTCGTCTTGCAAGACGTACGAATACGTTCCCTGCAGCACGCCGGGCGAGCCGCCTGGCTTTTTCGCGGTGCCCATGAGGGCCATGCGCGCGGCGTGCGCGCCGAGTTCGGGGCCGCGCCCGCCGGCTTCAACTCCGACCAGACGCACGCGCTTGTCCTTCAGGAAGCCGCTGAAGATGCCGATCGCGTTCGACCCGCCGCCTACGCAGGCGATCACCGCCGAAGGCAGTTTCCCCGCCTGCTTCATGATTTGCGCGCGCGCTTCGCGCCCGATGACGGTGTGGAAGTCGCG
This genomic interval from Terriglobales bacterium contains the following:
- a CDS encoding prephenate dehydrogenase/arogenate dehydrogenase family protein; amino-acid sequence: MLRQITILGTGLIGGSLALAAKREGIRVIGSDRPSILDEAKRRGVIDTAVADPVAASKGSDVVVLAMPVGAILELMEKLAPALSPGTLLTDVGSTKSAIVARAYELFGDAAASRFLPGHPMAGKEHSGVENADADLFRDAVWLVTPLEVQTLDFGRAGDYTAFLAKIGARVIAMDAERHDRVCAWVSHLPQMLSTALAGTLLDEFTASGPEGATLDDVHAVGGRALREMTRIASSPYSMWRDIALTNSENIADALLALEQRLAHLRENLRSPELRREFEQGNRFHDEKPQARNQKQK
- the aroF gene encoding 3-deoxy-7-phosphoheptulonate synthase; amino-acid sequence: MIVAMQETASDTQIQRVIERLTQMGFDVHRTTGERQTVLAAVGSRTDFDVRDVEVLPGVEQVHRISAPYKLAGKAFRPEGTVLKLARGVTIGADQVVVMAGPCSVESREQLFRVAEQTSKAGARVLRGGAFKPRTSPYSFQGLGEEALKLLREAGEKFNMLVISEVMEISQIQLMLPYVDILQVGARNMQNFNLLRELGKVRKPVLLKRGIAATLEELLLSAEYIMAGGNYDVVLCERGIRTFETYTRNTLDISAIPIIKKLSHLPMTADPSHGTGRRDKVAPMARAAVAAGADALLIEVHPDPDKALSDGAQSLFPEQFSKLMDELRMIAPAVGRTI
- a CDS encoding chorismate mutase, whose product is MDIADWRRKIDEIDRKLIALLNERAHAAKEIGKLKRHTDMPIYEPERERIIYENAQRENKGPLPDLELRHIYERIIDVMRKLQKEEIHPEQEGASHDTEFDAEVNE
- the trpA gene encoding tryptophan synthase subunit alpha; this translates as MTLRFHARPALIAYVTCGDPDLGATGEVVLAAVNAGADVVELGVPFSDPVADGPVIQRASQRALENGTRLGDVLDLACDVRRQSDAGLIIFSYFNPVLRFGVERFAATAQAAGVDGALITDLTVEEADDYLRTMRSRNLTTVFLAAPTSTDARLRAIAKASSGFIYAVSRTGVTGQQKQLASDARELVARLRRFSRLPIAVGFGISTPEQFAQAGRFADAVVVGSALVQAIESAGKAGAARAVAELVGKLKGEHSAASRRHSAG